TGAAAACGTTCAATTGGTATTCTAGGGGGTATCCACAAGTCTCAGTGGGATCTATTAGGAATACCACTCCACCCCTAAGATTCTTTAAAGCAGCTATAGCTTGCAATTCAATCTTATTCCTCTCATTTAGAGGTCTATCCAGTAATCCTGGGGTATCAACAATTTGAGCTCTAACACCATGTGAACCCATAATGTGACCTACACTAACATTCTTGGTTGTGAATGGGTATTCAGCAATTTCAGGTTCAGCTGTGGATACACATTTAACGAAAGAAGATTTCCCAACGTTTGGTGCACCGCAAACCACTATTATGGGTATGTTGAAGTCTATTGATGGAAGCCTCCTAAGCTTCACTAAGTTGCTGAGGAATTTGAGATCTTCATCAATATCATCAATTATGGATGAAACTCTACCATAAAATGCTCTACGAAGTTTAGCAGCTTCACGGGGATCCATTGCCCCCCTAATTTCACGTACATACTTTTTTGATAATTTTAATATCATGGATGAAGCCCATGAAACATTCCTCAAAGATTTAACATATGAATCCCTATCAAACATTACACAGAATAAATCCCTATAGAATGGATGTATTGAATCTAGGTTAGGCATACCATTAACAATGGATTTCAATCTATCCGAAATTATCGATGCAACAGTCCTTATACGCCTAATCTCCCTAAGCTTAGCCATTAATAGTGGATCCCTCTTACTTGGAAGCTCAATGGATATCTTAGAAGCTCTACCAAAAGCCATATCAATAAGCTGCTGGGAAGTTGGAACTCCTGGGATGTTGCTAAATGGATTAAAACTAATCATAGAATCCAATTATTAAGGTGAAGCTAAACATTAAAAGCTTTATTAAATGCTTCTTTAAAAATGTTGTAGGCTTCAGATCCATATAAGCATACAATAATCTTCCTCAAAGACTTCAAGTGTGGAATTTCTCTACGGAAAACTTCAGCCATAACCTTAGCCGCTAAATCATATGGATATCCATAAATGCCAGTGCTAATGGCTGGGAAAGCTATACTCTTCAAATTAAGTTCATCAGCCTTTCTAA
This DNA window, taken from Candidatus Culexarchaeum yellowstonense, encodes the following:
- a CDS encoding NOG1 family protein, giving the protein MISFNPFSNIPGVPTSQQLIDMAFGRASKISIELPSKRDPLLMAKLREIRRIRTVASIISDRLKSIVNGMPNLDSIHPFYRDLFCVMFDRDSYVKSLRNVSWASSMILKLSKKYVREIRGAMDPREAAKLRRAFYGRVSSIIDDIDEDLKFLSNLVKLRRLPSIDFNIPIIVVCGAPNVGKSSFVKCVSTAEPEIAEYPFTTKNVSVGHIMGSHGVRAQIVDTPGLLDRPLNERNKIELQAIAALKNLRGGVVFLIDPTETCGYPLEYQLNVFKSVKEFFADRILVIGLTKMDLASKDQIDKAVKLINYDKVYVCNSLNCIGTMEIVEYILRSMGA